The DNA window GTCTCGCCCTTCGGCGTGACCTTGCCGACCAGGACGTCGCCGGTGTTGACCTCGGCGCCGATGCGGATGATGCCGCGCTCGTCGAGGTCGGCCAGCATCTCCTCGGAGACGTTGGGGATGTCCCGGGTGATCTCCTCCGGCCCGAGCTTGGTGTCGCGGGCGTCGACCTCGTGCTCCTCGATGTGGATCGAGGTGAGGACGTCCTCCTGCACCAGACGCTGGCTGAGGATGATCGCGTCCTCGTAGTTGTGGCCCTGCCACGGCATGAACGCCACCAGCAGGTTGGTGCCCAGCGCCATCTCGGCGTCGTCGGTGCACGGCCCGTCTGCGACGGGGCTGCCCACCTCGACCCGGTCACCCTCGGAGACCAGCGGACGCTGGTTGATGCAGGTGCCCTGGTTGGAGCGCTTGAACTTGGCCAGCTTGTAGGTCGTGTAGGTGCCGTCGTCGTTCATCGTCTCGATGAACTCGGCGGACACCGCCTTGACCACACCGGCGTCGGTCGCGACGACCACGTCGCCGGCGTCCACCGCGGCGCGGTACTCGATGCCGGTGCCGACCAGGGGCGAGTCGCTCGTGATGAGCGGCACGGCCTGGCGCTGCATGTTGGCACCCATGAGCGCGCGGTTGGCGTCGTCGTGCTCGAGGAACGGGATCAGCGCGGTCGCGACCGACACCATCTGGCGCGGCGAGACGTCCATGTAGTCGACGTCCTCGGGCAGGACCTCGGAGACCTCACCGTCGCGCTGGCGGACCAGCACGCGCTCCTCGGAGAAACGACCCTTGTCGTCGAGGCCCGCGTTGGCCTGCGCGATGACGTACTTGTCCTCGTCGTCGGCGGTCAGGTAGTCGACCTTGTCGGTGACCTTGCCCTTCTCGACCTTGCGGTACGGCGTCTCGACGAAGCCGAACGGGTTGATCCGTCCGTACGACGCGAGCGAGCCGATCAGGCCGATGTTCGGGCCTTCCGGGGTCTCGATGGGGCACATGCGGCCGTAGTGCGACGGGTGGACGTCGCGGACCTCCATGCCGGCGCGGTCGCGGGACAGACCACCCGGGCCGAGCGCCGAGAGCCGACGCTTGTGCGTCAGGCCGGCGATCGGGTTGGTCTGGTCCATGAACTGCGAGAGCTGCGAGGTGCCGAAGAACTCCTTCAGCGCCGCGACCACGGGCCGGATGTTGATCAGGGACTGCGGCGTGATCGCCTCGACGTCCTGCGTCGTCATCCGCTCGCGGACCACGCGCTCCATGCGGGCCAGGCCCGTGCGGAGCTGGTTCTGGATCAGCTCGCCGACCGTGCGCATGCGCCGGTTGCCGAAGTGGTCGATGTCGTCGGCGGCGACCTCGAGCGCACCCTGCGGCGACTCGACCTCGGTCTGGCCGTCGTGGAGCGCGACGATGTAGCGGATCGCGGCGACGATGTCGCTGACGGTCAGCGTCTGGTGGTCGAACGCCTCGACGAGGCCCAGCTTCTTGTTGACCTTGTAGCGGCCGACCTTCGCGAGGTCGTAGCGCTTCGGGTTGAAGTAGTAGTTGTTCAGCAGCGTCTGCGCAGCCTCACGCGTCGGCGGCTCGCCGGGACGGAGCTTGCGGTAGATGTCGAGCAGCGCGTCGTCCTCGCCCTGGGTGTGGTCCTTCTCCAGGGTCAGCTCGATCGACTCGTACGCACGGCCGTCGGTGCTGTTGGGGTCCGCGAACTCGCGACGGATGTCCTCGATGGTCAGGCCCAGGGCCTTGAGGAGCACCGTGACGTTCTGCTTGCGCTTGCGGTCGAGCCGGACGCCGACGAGGTCGCGCTTGTCGATCTCGAACTCGAGCCAGGCACCGCGCGACGGGATCAGCTTCGCGGTGTAGATGTCCTTGTCGGACGTCTTGTCGGCGGTCCGCTCGAAGTAGACGCCCGGGGACCGGACGAGCTGCGAGACGACGACGCGCTCGGTGCCGTTGATGACGAAGGTGCCCTTCGGCGTCATGAGCGGGAAGTCGCCCATGAAGACCGTCTGGCCCTTGATCTCACCGGTGTCGTTGTTGGTGAACTCCGCAGACACGTAGAGCGGTGCGGAGTAGGTGAAGTCCTTCTCCTTGCACTCGTCGACCGTGTACTTCGGGTCGTAGAAGACCGGGTTCTCGAACGAGAGCGACATCGTCTCGGAGAAGTCCTCGATCGGCGAGATCTCCTCGAAGATCTCGGTCAGACCGGACTTCCGGGAGACGTCCTCGCCAGCCTCGAGACGACGCTCGACGACAGCATCCCAAGCGGCGTTCCCGACCAGCCAGTCGAAACTGTCGGTCTGGAGCGAGAGGAGCTGCGGGACTTCGAGTGGCTCTGAGATCTTTGCGAAAGAGATGCGGCGGGGGTTACCAGAGGTGGTGCGCGCGGCCAAGAGGTGTCCTTCGACGGTTACGCTTGAGATCGGCGTCGACCCACCACAAAACCAGCCACCGGGCAGGCTGGAGAGCATTTGAGAGCGGACGCAAAGGAACAGGCTACCGCACGCAGGCAGCCGCCACAAACCCCGGTTTCAGATCACTCCTACGACACAGGGTGGCGTTGGCGACGATCATGAACTCCCGCGGCGGCCAGGTCAAGCACCGCGGCGCCGCGGTTCAGGTGTCGAGGCCCGAGACGAGCCAGTCGCCGTCGACCCGCTCCATCGTCACGGTGACCCAGTTCTTGTAGACGACCGGCTGCTTGTCGGCCTTGTTGGTCCGCGACTGGTCGACCAGGAGGAAGACCTGCACCCGGTCGTCGTCGGCCCGCACCACGCCGGAGCTGACCAGCTTGGCCTTGACCACCGTGCCGGTCGACGGGGCGTTGGCGGCGATCACGCCGTCGAAGAGCTTGGCGTACTCCTTGCGGTAGGCGCCGGTCAGGTAGCCCTCGGCCGCGGCCTTCGAGTCGTCCAGGTGCGCGGCGTCGTACGACAGGATCGGCACGATCGCGCGCTCGGCCGCCGACCGGGCCGAGGCAGAGGCCTGGTCGACCGACCGGTCCGAGGGCACCGTGGCCGCGACGACGACGGCCGCGCCGGCGATCAGCAGGGTCACGACGGCGACGCCCACCAGCAGCCATCCCGGGACGAGGCGCGGCTGGCGGGTGACAGCGGCCGTGGTGGTGGTCGTGGTCTCGGCCGCAGGCTCGGGCTCGAGGTCGGGCTCGGGGTCGGGCTCCGGTGGGGCCGGCGCGATCTCGGCGTCGTACGCCGCCCGCCGCTGCGGGTCCAGCAGCACCTCGGCCGCCTGGTTGAGCAGCGCGAAGCGACGGTCGGTCGGGTCGAGGTCGGCGATCGCGGCACGCCAGGCGGCCCGGACCTCGTCGGCGGAGGCGTCGGGCGCGACGCCGAGGAGGTCGTACCAGCTCGGGCTCTGCGGGCTCGCGGGGCTGCTCACTGGCCCTCCTCCGCCTCGACGGGGGCGTAGTCGTCGACCAGCCAGGTGTCGCCGGAGCGGACCAGGTCGACCTTCCACCGCAGCACGTCGGGGTCGGACGCGACCCGCTTCGCTGCGTCCTTCGGGTGCTGGGGGTCGGGATAGCTGCTGGTGAAGCCGCCCGCGACGATCGCCGTGGCGGAGTCGGCGTCGACGGACTCGACCCCGACGCCGTACACCTTGGCGGTGCGGCCGTAGCCGGCCTGGGCGACCGTCTGCTCGGCGATGGGAAGACCTTGCTTCTCGAAGTCGGCCGCGAACTTCGGCGTGATCACGCCGGTCACCTGCTTCTGGTAGTCCGGCAGGTGGCCCTGGGCGTCGAGGTCGTCGGGGCCGTAGGTGTTGAGGCGCAGCACGAACTGCTCCGTCTGGCGCAGGACGGCGTCGCGCTCGGACTGCACCTCGTCGGCCGCACCGCGGCGCTCGGCGAGCAACCAGACCAGCGTGCCGGCGGCGGCGAGCAGGGCGATCACGAGGATCCCGAGCAGCGCCAGGCGGAACCGGCCGTTGGGCGCGTGCGGGGTCTCCTCGGGCGCTGCGTCCGCGTCGGTCATCCCTGGCTCTCGGTCAACGGCTGGAGATAGAGCCATTTCCACGTGTCCTCTCCAAAGCTCTCAGGTGCCAGCGTGCCAGGCTGGGCACTGGCCGCGTCGACGCGGCTGCCCCAGTGGAGCTTGCCGGTGTCGCGATCGTAGGAGGCGACGACCGGGGCGCGGTAGGACGCCGGCGCGCGCTTGAGGTTCTGGATGCCCCGCGGGTCGCTCTTCGTGGGCGGCTCGGTGCAGCCGGCCTTGGTGTTCATGGGCCGGTTGCTGCCGTCCTGCGGCGGGCGGGTGTCGGTGCTCTCGTAGCCCTGGTGGCAGACCGGGTTGTCGGTGATGATCAGGCCGAAGTGCGCGTCGTACAGCCCGGTGTCGGGAGACTTGTCCACGACGGTGAAGCCGCCCTCGACGACGTACGGGTAGATCACCAGGATCTGCTCGATGCCGGGCAGGTGCTTGACGATCACGTCGCCGGTCGTCACCAGGTTGTTGAGGAGCTCGGCGAGGTCGACCTTGTTGTCCTCGAGGAAGGTGCGCAGCTGGGTCGCGGTCGCCGAGCCCTGGTCGATGATCTCGCGCAGCGCCTTGTCGGACCCGGCCAGCGAGCCGCTGAAGAGGCTGAGCTGCTGGGCGAAGGTGCGGATCGCGCTCGCCTTGTCGGACTGCGTCTGGAGGACGGTGTTGCTGTCGCGGATCAGCGCGGTCGTGGTGTCGAAGTTGGCGTCGGCCTCGTTGATGAACGCGTTGCCGGTGTCGATGATGCGCTGCAGGTCGGCCCCGGTGCCGGCGAACGCCTGGCCCAGCTCGTCGACCGTCGTCGCGAGCGAGTCCTTGTCCACGGACTCGACGGTGTTGGTGATGTCGGCGAGGAACTTCTCGGTCGCGATCGGCGTGCGGGTGTCCGCCATCGCGATCTCGGAGTGCTCCTTGAGGTACGGCGCCTTGTCGGTGCGGGGCTGGAGCTCGACGTACTGCTCGCCGACCGCGGACCGGTTGCCGACCACCGCGAGCGTGTCGGCGGGGATGTCCTGGTCGGAGTTGTTGATGTCGAGGTAGGCGTCGACGCCGTCGTCGGTGAGGACCAGCTTGCCGACCGAGCCGACCTGGACGCCTCGGTAGGAGACCTCGCCGCCCTCGTAGATGCCACCGGAGCGCTCGAGGTGGGCGACGACCGTGTAGTGGTCGTCGAAGAAGATCCGGTCCAGACGGGCGTAGCGGGCACCCACGTAGCTGACGCCGAGGAGGGTGATCGCGACGAAGACGAGAAGCTGGAGTCGCACGCGGCGGGTGATCATCGGGTGCTCACCATCCCGGGGACGAGCAGGCGGACGAGGGCGGGGTCGAAGGTGCGACTGAGGTCTCGGAACGTCGGGCCGCGCGACGACTGGGCAGGCCCGGTGGGCGCCCGACCGACGCCGAGCAGGTCGCCGAGGACCGGTACCGACGGCTGCGCGCCCGGCAGCCCGGGCAGGTCCGGCAGTCCCGGGATCTGGGCGAGGGCCTTGCAGACGGCCGAGTCCCGGTTGCGCGGCTTGAGGCAGGCCTCGCGCAGCTTGGTGAGGCCCTCGAGGGTCCTCGTGAGCTTCTTGCAGGGCTTGCTGTTCAGGTCTCCGCTGGCGAGGCACCGCGTGAGCAGGTCGACGACCTTCGTCGGGTCGAGGTCGCTCGGGAGCAGGGTCGGGAGGCCCGTCGGGGCTCCGGAGACACCGCCGGACAGGTCGAGGTCGAGCTCGACCGACAGGTTGGTGTAGTCGCCCATGTGGAGGTTGCGCGCGACCTGCGGGTCACGACCGACGACCTCGTCCACGAACGGGTAGGTCAGGAACACGTTGAACGACTTCACGAAGTTGTCGCCGGAGTTGGCCAGCTCGGTGAGGACCGGGTTGAGCTGCTTCAGCGACTCGACGGTGCCGACCTTGGAGGCGTTGATGACCCGGACGCCGACCGAGCTCAGGTTGTCGAGGGCCTTCAGCATCTTGACCAGGTCGCCGCGCTGCTTGTCGAGCGACGTGAGCGCGCTGGGGAGCTCCTCGAGCGCCGCGTCGATCGATCCCTGCTGGGTGCGGACCGACTTCGCGAGCCGGTTGACCGACTCGATGGCGGTGACGATGTCCGCCTTGTTGTCGTCGAGCTGGGTCATGAACTTGCGGATCTGGACCAGCACCGAGCGGGTCGCGCCCTCCCGGCCGTCCAGCGCCTTGTTGACCTCGCTGGCGATCGTCTTGAGCTGGGCGACACCGCCGCCGTTCAGCACCAGGCTCAGCGCGCCGAGCACCTCCTCGACCTCCGGGTTGCGTCCGGTCTGGTCGAGCGAGAGCGTCGCGCCGTCGGCGAGGGTGCCCTCGGGCGCCTCGTCGGTCGGCGGCCCCAGGGACACGAACTTCTCGCCGAGCAGGCTGGTCTGGCGGATCTCGGCGACCGTGTTGGCCGGGAGCTCGACGTCCTTGCGCACGTCCATCGTGACCACGGCGTGACCGTCGTCGAGCGTGATGTCGGTGACCTGGCCGACGCTCACGTCGTTGACCTTCACCGTCGTCTTCGGGACGAGGTCCAGCACGTCGGCGAAGTCGGCCGTGACCGTGATCGCGTCGTCGCCGACGTCGGTGCCGCCGGGCAGCGGCAGCTTGTAGACGTCGAGGTCGCAGCCGGTCAGCAGCAGGGCAGCGGCCAGGGCCGCGACCAGGGCGCGCAGGGCGGTACGGGGCCGGGTCATCGTCCCGCCTCCACGAGTCCGCCGAGGGTGGCGTCGTACTTGTCGGTCGACGTCCTCCCGTTGGGTGCCGAACGACCGAGGGCCTGCTTCACCAGGTCGCACAGCGCACCGGAGTCGTCGGCCTGGCCGACGATCCCGCAGAGGAAGGTCGACGGGTCGCTGGTGATCTGGTTGACGGTCTCGCCGAGGTTGGCGTTGGTGTCGAGAGTGCCGGCCTCGGGGTTGTAGGTCAGCGCGAGGTTGTTCAGCGCGAGCGGGGCCGAGTCGAGGATCTGGTCGAGCTCGGAGCGGCGCTTCACGAGCACCTTCGACACCCGGTTGAGGCCCTTGATGTTGCGGCCGAGCACGGCACGGTTCTCCTTCACGAAGCTCGACACCTGGCCGAGCGCCGTCGCCAGGTTGCTGAGCGCCTCGGAGAGCTCGGTCCGCTCGCCGGACAGCATCTCCGACACGTTGGCGAGCGAGTCGTTGAACTGGCGCACGGTCTTGTCGTTGGTCGCCAGCGTGCCGATGAAGCCCTCGAGCTTGCGGGCGGAGCCGAACAGCTCCTCCTTGTTGTCGTCGAGGGTCTTGCTCAGCTTGCTGAAGTTCTTGATCGTGGTGTTGAACTTCGCGCCCTGCCCGCCGAAGTTGGCAGCGGTCGTCTCGAGGAGGTCGGTGAGCGCACCCTCCTTGTTGGCGCCGGTCGGGCCCAGCGCGACCGTGAGGTCGTCGATGCTCGAGTAGATCTGGTCGAGCTCGAGCGGCACCGCCGTCTGGTCCACGGTCATCGTCGCGCCGTCGGCCAGCACGGCTCCCCCGGTGTAGACCGGCGTGAGCTGGATGTACCGGTCGCCGACGACCGACGGCGCGATGATCGCCGCCTTGGCGTCGTCGGGGACCTTCACGTCGGCGTCGTAGTGCATGGTGACGACGACGTCGGTGCCCGACGGCGTGACCTTGTCCACGGTCCCGACCGGGACGCCGAGGACGCGGACGTCGCTGCCCTCGTAGATCGAGATGGTGCGCGGGAAGTGGGCGGTCAGCGTCTTGGTGTCGTCGCCGCGGAACATCGTGAACGCCGCCGCGATCAGGAGCAGCACCAGCACGGCCGGCACGGCGACCCGCTTCAGCGTGGCCATGTCAGCCACCCACCTTCGGGGCCGGGGGCATGTTCTGGATGTAGGTGTCGAACCACGGGCCGTTGCCGAGCGTGCTCGCGAAGACCCGGTAGAACGGCGCCATCAGCCGCAGGCTGTTGTCGAGGTTGTCCTCGTTCTTGTTGAGCACCGCCACCACGTTCTCGAGGTGCTCCAGCGCCGGCTTCAGGTCGGCGCGGCTCTGCCGGATCAGCGAGGTCAGCTCCTTGGACAGGCCGCTCGTCGACACGAGCAGGTTGTGGACCGCCTCGCGGCGTGCCACCAGCGCTCGGAACAGCACGTCGGAGTCCTTCATCAGCCCGACGATGTCCTCGTCGCGGTCGTCGAGGACCGTCGAGACCCGGTCGAGGTTCTTGAGCAGGGTGTTGATCTGACCGTCCCGCTCCGCGATGTTGGCCGAGAGGGCCGACACCCCGCTCAGGGCGTTCTTGAACTCCTCAGGGGTGTTGCGGGTCAGGTCGGCGAGCGTGCCCAGCGACTTCGCGAGCTGGTCGGTGTCGATCTTGTCGGACGTCTCGGCGAGACCCGAGAAGGCGTCGACCACGTCGTACGGCGAGCTGGTGCGCTCGACCGGGATCTCCGCGCCCTTCGCGAGCTGGCCGG is part of the Nocardioides conyzicola genome and encodes:
- the rpoB gene encoding DNA-directed RNA polymerase subunit beta, whose protein sequence is MAARTTSGNPRRISFAKISEPLEVPQLLSLQTDSFDWLVGNAAWDAVVERRLEAGEDVSRKSGLTEIFEEISPIEDFSETMSLSFENPVFYDPKYTVDECKEKDFTYSAPLYVSAEFTNNDTGEIKGQTVFMGDFPLMTPKGTFVINGTERVVVSQLVRSPGVYFERTADKTSDKDIYTAKLIPSRGAWLEFEIDKRDLVGVRLDRKRKQNVTVLLKALGLTIEDIRREFADPNSTDGRAYESIELTLEKDHTQGEDDALLDIYRKLRPGEPPTREAAQTLLNNYYFNPKRYDLAKVGRYKVNKKLGLVEAFDHQTLTVSDIVAAIRYIVALHDGQTEVESPQGALEVAADDIDHFGNRRMRTVGELIQNQLRTGLARMERVVRERMTTQDVEAITPQSLINIRPVVAALKEFFGTSQLSQFMDQTNPIAGLTHKRRLSALGPGGLSRDRAGMEVRDVHPSHYGRMCPIETPEGPNIGLIGSLASYGRINPFGFVETPYRKVEKGKVTDKVDYLTADDEDKYVIAQANAGLDDKGRFSEERVLVRQRDGEVSEVLPEDVDYMDVSPRQMVSVATALIPFLEHDDANRALMGANMQRQAVPLITSDSPLVGTGIEYRAAVDAGDVVVATDAGVVKAVSAEFIETMNDDGTYTTYKLAKFKRSNQGTCINQRPLVSEGDRVEVGSPVADGPCTDDAEMALGTNLLVAFMPWQGHNYEDAIILSQRLVQEDVLTSIHIEEHEVDARDTKLGPEEITRDIPNVSEEMLADLDERGIIRIGAEVNTGDVLVGKVTPKGETELTPEERLLRAIFGEKAREVRDTSMKVPHGESGTVIGVRVFDREEGDELPPGVNQLVRVYVAQKRKISVGDKLAGRHGNKGVIAKILPIEDMPFMEDGTPVDVVLNPLGVPRRMNIGQILELHLGWLAKQGWDLNLHDGPKDEDWKKRLIKIHADKAEPNSRVATPVFDGAREDEITGLLGATNPNRDGVRMIDATGKADLFDGRSGEPFPEPVSVGYMYILKLHHLVDDKIHARSTGPYSMITQQPLGGKAQFGGQRFGEMEVWAMEAYGAAYALQELLTIKSDDVPGRVKVYEAIVKGENIPDSGIPESFKVLVKEMQSLCLNVEVLSQDGTAIEMRDAEEDVFRAAEELGIDLSRREPSSVEEV
- a CDS encoding J domain-containing protein, with protein sequence MSSPASPQSPSWYDLLGVAPDASADEVRAAWRAAIADLDPTDRRFALLNQAAEVLLDPQRRAAYDAEIAPAPPEPDPEPDLEPEPAAETTTTTTAAVTRQPRLVPGWLLVGVAVVTLLIAGAAVVVAATVPSDRSVDQASASARSAAERAIVPILSYDAAHLDDSKAAAEGYLTGAYRKEYAKLFDGVIAANAPSTGTVVKAKLVSSGVVRADDDRVQVFLLVDQSRTNKADKQPVVYKNWVTVTMERVDGDWLVSGLDT
- a CDS encoding MlaD family protein, which translates into the protein MRLQLLVFVAITLLGVSYVGARYARLDRIFFDDHYTVVAHLERSGGIYEGGEVSYRGVQVGSVGKLVLTDDGVDAYLDINNSDQDIPADTLAVVGNRSAVGEQYVELQPRTDKAPYLKEHSEIAMADTRTPIATEKFLADITNTVESVDKDSLATTVDELGQAFAGTGADLQRIIDTGNAFINEADANFDTTTALIRDSNTVLQTQSDKASAIRTFAQQLSLFSGSLAGSDKALREIIDQGSATATQLRTFLEDNKVDLAELLNNLVTTGDVIVKHLPGIEQILVIYPYVVEGGFTVVDKSPDTGLYDAHFGLIITDNPVCHQGYESTDTRPPQDGSNRPMNTKAGCTEPPTKSDPRGIQNLKRAPASYRAPVVASYDRDTGKLHWGSRVDAASAQPGTLAPESFGEDTWKWLYLQPLTESQG
- a CDS encoding MCE family protein, with the protein product MTRPRTALRALVAALAAALLLTGCDLDVYKLPLPGGTDVGDDAITVTADFADVLDLVPKTTVKVNDVSVGQVTDITLDDGHAVVTMDVRKDVELPANTVAEIRQTSLLGEKFVSLGPPTDEAPEGTLADGATLSLDQTGRNPEVEEVLGALSLVLNGGGVAQLKTIASEVNKALDGREGATRSVLVQIRKFMTQLDDNKADIVTAIESVNRLAKSVRTQQGSIDAALEELPSALTSLDKQRGDLVKMLKALDNLSSVGVRVINASKVGTVESLKQLNPVLTELANSGDNFVKSFNVFLTYPFVDEVVGRDPQVARNLHMGDYTNLSVELDLDLSGGVSGAPTGLPTLLPSDLDPTKVVDLLTRCLASGDLNSKPCKKLTRTLEGLTKLREACLKPRNRDSAVCKALAQIPGLPDLPGLPGAQPSVPVLGDLLGVGRAPTGPAQSSRGPTFRDLSRTFDPALVRLLVPGMVSTR
- a CDS encoding MCE family protein, producing MATLKRVAVPAVLVLLLIAAAFTMFRGDDTKTLTAHFPRTISIYEGSDVRVLGVPVGTVDKVTPSGTDVVVTMHYDADVKVPDDAKAAIIAPSVVGDRYIQLTPVYTGGAVLADGATMTVDQTAVPLELDQIYSSIDDLTVALGPTGANKEGALTDLLETTAANFGGQGAKFNTTIKNFSKLSKTLDDNKEELFGSARKLEGFIGTLATNDKTVRQFNDSLANVSEMLSGERTELSEALSNLATALGQVSSFVKENRAVLGRNIKGLNRVSKVLVKRRSELDQILDSAPLALNNLALTYNPEAGTLDTNANLGETVNQITSDPSTFLCGIVGQADDSGALCDLVKQALGRSAPNGRTSTDKYDATLGGLVEAGR
- a CDS encoding MCE family protein; amino-acid sequence: MKPFRERNPVIIGAVSLAAVVLLVMAAFRAQDLPVIGGGDTYYAAFSESGGLKANDEVRIAGVRVGKVESVGLDGDHVKVTFRIESGSGFGKETHAAIKVKTLLGAMYLSLEPAGSGQLAKGAEIPVERTSSPYDVVDAFSGLAETSDKIDTDQLAKSLGTLADLTRNTPEEFKNALSGVSALSANIAERDGQINTLLKNLDRVSTVLDDRDEDIVGLMKDSDVLFRALVARREAVHNLLVSTSGLSKELTSLIRQSRADLKPALEHLENVVAVLNKNEDNLDNSLRLMAPFYRVFASTLGNGPWFDTYIQNMPPAPKVGG